In the [Clostridium] colinum genome, one interval contains:
- a CDS encoding PspC domain-containing protein, with translation MKIRKDKEKMKKITRSMYDRKLAGVCGGLGKLYNIDSNFIRVIFLILCGYIPPISLIYVICIFIIPKESMF, from the coding sequence TTGAAAATTAGAAAGGATAAAGAAAAGATGAAGAAAATTACAAGAAGTATGTATGATAGAAAATTAGCTGGTGTATGTGGAGGATTGGGAAAATTATATAATATAGATTCTAATTTTATTAGAGTAATTTTTCTTATTTTATGTGGGTATATACCTCCTATATCATTAATATATGTTATTTGTATTTTTATTATACCAAAAGAGAGTATGTTTTAA
- the aroA gene encoding 3-phosphoshikimate 1-carboxyvinyltransferase, giving the protein MKKKLLYNKNLKGKVKVLGDKSISHRAIMIGALAEGITNIKGFLKGEDCISTINCFKELGIKIIENNDIISVYGNGLHGLKKPKNTLYVGNSGTTIRLISGILSAQNFSCSITGDNSILKRPMQRIIEPLSLMGANIDSDNGFAPLNIKGTRLKGIIYSMPIDSAQVKSAILLASLYSSNKTIIKEKGKSRNHSEIMLKNFGADITINKNNIIINPINKLNPQNINICGDISSACFIIVGALITKNSHIIIENVGINPTRTGFLEILLKMGANIKFLNIRYVNGEKVCDIEVKSSKLKGCNIYGDIIPKMIDEIPLFALVASLADGVSIVKDAQELKFKESNRIKTISTELNKIGANILETDDGMVIEGNKIFYANECESYNDHRIAMCLAIASLICSEPIFLNNYKCVDISFPTFFNILENLAN; this is encoded by the coding sequence ATGAAAAAAAAATTACTATATAATAAAAATTTAAAGGGTAAAGTAAAAGTTTTAGGAGACAAGTCCATATCTCATCGTGCTATTATGATTGGTGCATTAGCAGAAGGTATTACAAATATTAAAGGATTTTTAAAAGGTGAAGATTGTATATCTACAATAAATTGTTTTAAAGAGTTAGGAATAAAAATTATAGAAAATAATGACATAATAAGTGTTTATGGAAATGGTTTACATGGTTTAAAAAAACCTAAAAATACTCTTTATGTTGGTAACAGTGGGACAACTATACGCCTTATATCTGGTATATTATCTGCCCAAAATTTTTCTTGTAGTATAACAGGGGATAACTCTATTTTAAAAAGACCTATGCAAAGAATAATAGAGCCACTTTCTTTAATGGGGGCTAATATAGACAGTGATAATGGATTTGCTCCTTTAAATATAAAAGGAACAAGATTAAAAGGTATCATATATAGTATGCCAATAGATAGTGCTCAAGTTAAATCAGCAATATTGCTTGCTAGTCTTTACAGTAGTAATAAAACAATTATTAAAGAAAAAGGTAAATCAAGAAATCATAGTGAAATAATGTTAAAAAATTTTGGGGCAGATATTACGATTAATAAAAATAATATTATTATTAATCCTATTAATAAATTAAATCCCCAAAATATAAATATATGTGGAGATATATCTTCAGCGTGTTTTATTATTGTAGGGGCATTAATTACAAAAAATTCACATATTATAATAGAAAATGTAGGAATAAATCCAACTAGAACAGGTTTTTTAGAAATTTTATTAAAAATGGGAGCTAATATTAAGTTTTTAAATATTAGATATGTAAATGGAGAAAAAGTTTGTGATATAGAAGTAAAATCATCAAAATTAAAAGGGTGTAATATTTATGGAGATATTATACCTAAAATGATAGATGAAATACCTTTATTTGCATTAGTAGCATCTTTAGCAGATGGTGTTAGTATAGTTAAAGATGCACAAGAATTAAAGTTTAAAGAAAGTAATAGGATAAAAACTATATCTACAGAGCTTAATAAAATAGGTGCTAATATATTAGAAACAGATGACGGTATGGTTATAGAGGGAAATAAAATATTTTATGCAAATGAATGTGAAAGTTATAATGACCATAGAATAGCTATGTGTTTAGCAATAGCATCTTTAATATGTAGCGAACCAATTTTTTTAAATAACTATAAATGTGTTGACATTTCATTTCCTACATTTTTTAATATTTTAGAAAATTTAGCAAACTAA
- a CDS encoding EndoU domain-containing protein, with translation MDCIITLKYNGDNEELNISNKYIEKVKYKLSIPKINSINQKNESNIIEITGRLTEMTSEDNFEREQNLLKWSIEKEENIFSYYRNIVIDVVHKGNLIRRNKFYFMEVKEYKTDLRENKFKLVLKQKLDKLTWVAFDEDNIKKLDEEYIKNYNSNLNKHKIKKEKQEENINILIPKKVDKIVEIKDEKKEINKDFNQNFTKVEINNKISCKNTEKIGDPFNIVTGSFLIEQCDLVINDILEEVAIERFYESIDDEVSQVGKGWHLSIFSSLLINENQTKIKIKTFDNKIEIFDIIEEEIKNIRNDDKTLSLKKIENRYSLYNNITKQTLIYKENGLLLYVIDKNGNKREYEYEENILKKINFPSGQYLEFKIKDGKIIKIIDNMNRQIKYEYDGDYLISVEIPNGGIERYIYNKQGVIESVINAEGIAFVNNKYDNKNRIIYQRLSTEQEYQVIYDDENRVNTYLLPKMNRETKYIYNKDNVVTKILYQDETYEEKKYDIWENLIYVKDRLGNETRYVYNKNCLRLEGHLANGLSIYYEYDEKNNLIKEFDNAGKESKYEYDEKGNLIKSIAKIDDEREQIVLYKYDKYGRIIKEIDSEGREKTFEYNFNEGQFNKPTKYITSEENVYKYTYDKGGRRQTAENKYGIITFEYDSMNIMTKEIDQLNNIRKYEYDQMFNLKKIILPNNIEKGIGKKYEYDPFHKVLKIEDEEGNIYVTPRDYEGNILKEINPNTYDKEINDGLGISYEYDEYNNKVKVIYPDEAIERIKYDANGNIIKRISPEQYDKEIDDGVGYTYEYDCMNRLIQISDPRHNILKRYVYDLSGNIIKEINSYGYKTGSTDEEKVGILYKYNNTNWLIEKREPVTKYEYRLTTYDYDLSGNIVKENRYVEYQTKDSYVGEIHTISFDYDKDNRRIKVSDCTGAVQEYSYNAFNKIATERRKINNTMWQEIVYNYDKSGRLIEVKRLGDKEVDDSITKYEYDKNGNITRIKTPNGYEIIREYDNIDRLISERHIEKGGINNITKFKYDKASNLIGIIDNNGRETIIEYDLLNREIRRIEKDGSISRKYYNVNGLLSKEIKPEQYNKEDDNGLGYQYNYNPQGQLITIIAPNGQVVQTNSYDTEGRLLNQIDGEENTISFEYDLIGNKTIIRSKGELRQRFEYDARGNIIGILDGEKNHTKYVLDKWGKITQIEKPDGSNEKYTYDYIGNITSSTDGENKITQYIYNISGKIKAIIDPNGEKEQYFYDLEDRLNEKIDRNGNVIQYGYNMYSNLLYRKTKDNSVQEIYKYSKEGYLENAISNGMQYNYTYDIMGRIENKTASGRTLISYEYDKNGNKIKELDITGKVTKFEYNELDLLKKVSYNENTIATYDYYKNGLIKNINNGNLTQQYKYDADLNLSELEVRHNNDLIVSNVYKYYTNGNRKTKQMFDSLTRYFYTEIGQLKKVKSEKYEEELFYDKSGNRTSRIVNGNKEFYNYDNRNRLIKLTKENKTIDFKWDNSGNLLQDDKATYTYNGFNQVIKVETFDGNIQINRYDAEGLRYEMEENEQLIQFIFNTEREVIAEKEDEWTVYIRCSELLASSNQYAKTYYHYANDEMGSCTHIVDNSKILNEYEYDAWGNVVEEKETIKNRFKFNGQQLDPITTQYYLRARFYNPVISRFIQEDTYRGDGLNLYTYCSNNPIYYVDPTGHNGTCQGAYASLRDTYNFTEKALEHIFEGEINRRGAVVGGHYEPTMYYFSREDKQIYVSNRTQPTYEGVYRGDVEINGIIKQGGSTFFPQHWTMQNVINGINIAYENKSLIPGTNKYRGTAYGVTIEMYLDPSGRIATAFPKM, from the coding sequence ATGGATTGTATAATTACCTTAAAATATAATGGAGATAATGAAGAATTAAATATATCAAATAAATATATAGAGAAAGTAAAATATAAACTTAGTATTCCTAAAATAAATAGTATAAATCAAAAAAATGAAAGTAATATAATTGAAATTACTGGACGACTTACTGAAATGACTAGTGAAGATAATTTTGAAAGAGAACAAAATCTTTTAAAATGGTCTATAGAAAAAGAAGAAAATATATTTAGTTATTATAGAAATATAGTAATAGATGTTGTACATAAAGGAAATTTAATAAGGCGAAATAAATTTTATTTTATGGAAGTAAAAGAGTATAAAACTGATTTAAGAGAAAATAAATTTAAATTAGTTTTAAAACAAAAACTTGACAAGCTAACTTGGGTTGCTTTTGATGAAGATAACATTAAAAAATTAGATGAAGAATATATTAAAAATTACAATAGTAATTTAAATAAACATAAAATAAAAAAAGAAAAACAAGAAGAAAATATAAATATTTTAATACCTAAAAAAGTAGATAAAATAGTTGAAATTAAAGATGAGAAAAAAGAAATTAATAAAGATTTTAATCAAAATTTTACTAAGGTTGAAATAAATAATAAAATTAGTTGTAAAAATACAGAAAAAATAGGTGACCCATTTAATATAGTAACAGGTAGTTTTTTAATAGAGCAATGTGATTTAGTTATAAATGATATATTAGAAGAAGTTGCTATAGAAAGATTTTATGAATCTATAGATGATGAAGTGTCTCAAGTAGGAAAAGGTTGGCATTTAAGTATTTTTAGTAGTTTATTAATAAATGAAAATCAAACTAAAATAAAAATAAAAACATTTGATAATAAAATAGAAATATTTGATATAATTGAAGAAGAGATAAAAAATATTAGAAATGATGATAAAACATTAAGTTTAAAGAAAATAGAAAATAGATATTCATTATATAATAATATAACAAAACAAACTTTAATTTATAAAGAAAATGGATTATTATTATATGTTATAGATAAAAATGGTAATAAAAGAGAGTATGAATATGAAGAAAATATATTAAAAAAAATAAATTTTCCAAGTGGGCAATATTTGGAGTTTAAAATAAAAGATGGAAAAATAATAAAGATAATAGATAATATGAATCGTCAAATAAAATATGAATATGACGGGGATTATTTAATAAGTGTGGAAATACCAAATGGTGGTATAGAAAGATATATATATAATAAACAAGGGGTAATAGAAAGTGTAATAAACGCTGAAGGTATAGCTTTTGTAAATAATAAATACGATAATAAAAATAGGATAATATATCAAAGATTATCAACAGAGCAGGAATATCAAGTAATATATGATGATGAAAATAGGGTAAATACATATTTATTACCAAAAATGAATAGAGAAACAAAATACATATATAATAAAGATAATGTAGTAACAAAAATATTATATCAAGATGAAACATATGAAGAAAAAAAATATGACATATGGGAAAATCTTATATATGTAAAAGATAGATTAGGAAATGAAACAAGATATGTATATAATAAAAATTGTTTAAGGCTAGAAGGACATTTAGCTAATGGATTAAGTATATATTATGAATATGATGAAAAAAATAATTTAATTAAAGAATTTGATAATGCTGGAAAAGAAAGTAAATATGAATATGATGAAAAAGGTAATTTAATAAAAAGTATAGCTAAAATAGATGATGAAAGAGAACAAATAGTTTTATATAAATATGATAAATATGGAAGAATTATAAAAGAAATAGACTCTGAAGGAAGAGAAAAAACATTTGAATATAACTTTAATGAAGGTCAGTTTAATAAACCTACAAAATATATAACAAGTGAAGAAAATGTATATAAATATACTTATGATAAAGGTGGAAGACGCCAAACAGCAGAGAATAAATATGGGATAATAACATTTGAGTATGACTCAATGAATATAATGACAAAAGAAATAGACCAACTTAATAATATAAGAAAATATGAATATGACCAAATGTTTAACCTAAAAAAAATAATATTACCTAATAACATAGAAAAAGGAATAGGGAAAAAATATGAATATGACCCATTTCATAAAGTGTTAAAAATAGAAGATGAAGAGGGTAATATATATGTAACACCTAGAGATTATGAGGGTAATATATTAAAAGAAATAAACCCTAATACGTATGATAAAGAAATAAATGATGGTTTAGGAATATCATATGAATATGATGAATATAACAACAAGGTAAAAGTAATATATCCAGATGAAGCAATAGAAAGGATAAAATATGATGCTAATGGAAATATTATAAAAAGAATATCACCAGAGCAATATGACAAAGAGATAGATGATGGTGTAGGATATACATATGAATATGATTGTATGAATAGGTTAATACAAATTAGCGACCCAAGACATAATATATTAAAAAGATATGTATATGATTTATCTGGAAATATTATAAAAGAAATAAATTCGTATGGGTATAAAACAGGAAGTACAGATGAAGAAAAAGTAGGTATTTTATATAAATACAACAATACAAATTGGCTAATAGAAAAAAGAGAACCAGTAACAAAATATGAATATAGATTAACAACATATGATTATGATTTATCTGGAAATATTGTAAAAGAAAATAGATATGTAGAATATCAAACTAAAGATAGTTATGTTGGAGAAATTCATACAATAAGTTTTGATTATGATAAAGATAATAGAAGAATAAAAGTAAGTGATTGTACAGGAGCAGTACAAGAATATAGCTATAATGCATTTAACAAAATAGCCACAGAAAGAAGAAAAATAAATAATACTATGTGGCAAGAAATAGTATATAATTATGATAAATCTGGTAGACTTATAGAAGTAAAAAGGCTTGGAGATAAAGAAGTTGATGATTCTATAACAAAATATGAATATGACAAAAATGGCAATATAACAAGAATAAAAACACCTAATGGATATGAAATAATAAGAGAATATGACAATATAGATAGATTAATAAGTGAAAGACATATTGAAAAAGGTGGCATAAATAATATTACTAAATTTAAATATGATAAAGCTAGCAATCTTATTGGAATTATAGACAATAATGGTAGAGAGACTATTATTGAGTATGATTTATTAAATAGAGAAATACGAAGAATAGAAAAAGATGGAAGTATATCAAGAAAATATTATAATGTTAATGGATTATTATCAAAAGAGATAAAGCCTGAACAATATAATAAAGAAGATGATAATGGTTTAGGGTATCAATATAATTATAATCCACAAGGACAATTAATAACTATAATTGCACCAAATGGACAAGTAGTACAAACAAATAGTTACGATACAGAAGGAAGATTATTAAATCAAATAGACGGAGAAGAAAATACTATAAGCTTTGAGTATGATTTGATAGGTAATAAAACTATAATAAGGTCAAAAGGTGAATTAAGACAGAGGTTTGAATATGACGCAAGAGGAAATATTATAGGAATATTAGATGGAGAAAAAAATCATACCAAGTATGTGTTGGATAAATGGGGAAAAATAACTCAAATAGAAAAACCAGATGGAAGTAATGAAAAATATACATATGATTATATAGGAAATATAACAAGCTCTACAGATGGAGAAAATAAAATAACACAATATATATATAATATTTCAGGGAAAATAAAAGCTATAATTGACCCAAATGGAGAGAAAGAACAATATTTTTATGACCTTGAAGATAGGTTGAATGAAAAAATTGATAGAAATGGAAATGTAATACAGTATGGATATAATATGTATTCAAACTTACTGTATAGAAAAACAAAAGATAATAGCGTACAAGAAATTTATAAATATTCTAAAGAAGGATATTTAGAAAATGCTATATCTAACGGAATGCAATATAATTATACATATGATATAATGGGTAGAATAGAAAATAAAACAGCTAGTGGAAGAACTTTAATATCATATGAATATGATAAAAATGGCAATAAAATAAAAGAATTAGATATAACAGGAAAAGTAACTAAATTTGAATATAATGAGTTAGATTTATTAAAAAAGGTATCATATAATGAAAATACCATAGCAACATATGATTATTATAAAAATGGTTTGATAAAAAATATTAATAATGGAAATTTAACTCAACAATATAAATATGATGCAGATTTAAACTTAAGTGAGTTAGAAGTAAGGCATAACAATGATTTAATAGTTTCAAATGTATACAAATATTATACAAATGGAAATAGAAAAACTAAACAAATGTTTGATAGTTTAACAAGATATTTCTATACAGAAATAGGTCAATTAAAAAAGGTTAAATCAGAAAAATATGAAGAAGAATTATTTTATGATAAATCTGGAAATAGGACAAGTCGTATTGTAAATGGCAATAAAGAGTTTTATAACTATGATAATAGAAATAGGCTTATAAAACTTACAAAAGAAAATAAAACTATAGATTTTAAATGGGATAATTCGGGAAATCTTCTACAAGATGATAAAGCAACTTATACATATAATGGATTTAATCAAGTAATAAAAGTAGAAACATTTGATGGTAATATACAGATAAATCGTTATGATGCAGAAGGTTTACGTTATGAAATGGAAGAAAATGAACAACTTATCCAATTTATTTTTAATACAGAACGAGAAGTAATAGCAGAAAAAGAAGATGAATGGACAGTATATATAAGATGTTCAGAGCTTCTAGCTAGTAGTAATCAATATGCAAAAACATATTATCATTATGCAAATGATGAAATGGGAAGTTGTACTCATATAGTAGATAATAGTAAAATTTTAAATGAGTATGAATATGATGCGTGGGGTAATGTTGTAGAAGAAAAAGAGACAATAAAAAATAGATTTAAATTTAATGGACAACAATTAGACCCAATAACTACTCAATATTATTTAAGAGCTAGATTTTATAACCCAGTAATATCAAGATTTATACAAGAAGATACATATAGGGGAGATGGGTTAAATTTATACACTTATTGCTCTAATAACCCGATTTATTATGTTGACCCTACAGGTCATAACGGTACGTGTCAAGGGGCATATGCAAGCCTTAGAGATACATATAACTTTACAGAAAAAGCATTAGAGCATATATTTGAAGGCGAAATAAATAGAAGAGGGGCTGTAGTTGGTGGTCATTATGAACCTACAATGTATTATTTTAGCCGAGAAGATAAACAAATATATGTAAGCAACAGAACTCAACCTACTTATGAGGGGGTTTATAGAGGAGATGTTGAAATTAATGGTATAATAAAACAAGGTGGGTCTACATTTTTCCCACAACATTGGACAATGCAAAATGTTATAAACGGTATAAATATTGCTTATGAAAACAAATCTTTAATTCCAGGCACTAATAAATATAGAGGAACAGCTTATGGAGTAACTATAGAAATGTATTTAGACCCTAGTGGTAGAATAGCAACGGCATTTCCTAAAATGTAA
- a CDS encoding nucleotidyltransferase yields MLGIITEYNPFHNGHKLHIEKSKEKTNSKYCIVVMSGNFSQRSEPAIFDKYIRTKMALLNGADIVLELPLTFATASAELFSLGAIDILDKTNIVKNICFGSEEGLLDNFLEVSNILSNEPHLFKQSLNNFLNEGLSFPKARLKALQNITNKPLNFLEEPNNILAIEYLKAINKLNSKIIPKTIKRENSNFHSNNINGNIASATAIRYAIFNNDYDNIKNVMPKNCFDIIQNILPHNIPTLDKYTNILKYILKTTNIENIKQIADITEGIENKIIENIDSPSITSLISNIKSKRYTYTKLQRAILHIILNITKEDQIYLKQNLNSYIRVLGFKKSSSHLLKDLTTNAKVPIITNLKNAKNLLDNKSMYYLNKEIISTDIYYLSQNIKNKQEYRQPLVII; encoded by the coding sequence ATGTTAGGAATTATTACAGAGTACAATCCATTTCATAATGGTCATAAATTACATATAGAAAAATCCAAAGAAAAAACTAATAGTAAATATTGTATAGTTGTTATGAGTGGTAACTTTTCACAAAGAAGTGAGCCTGCAATCTTTGATAAATATATAAGAACAAAAATGGCTTTATTAAACGGGGCAGACATTGTTTTAGAACTACCTTTAACTTTTGCAACAGCCTCTGCCGAGCTTTTTTCTTTAGGTGCTATCGATATTTTAGATAAAACTAATATTGTAAAGAATATTTGTTTTGGTAGTGAAGAAGGCCTTTTAGATAATTTTTTAGAGGTATCAAATATTTTATCAAATGAACCACATCTTTTTAAGCAATCACTCAATAATTTTTTAAATGAAGGCTTATCTTTTCCTAAAGCTAGATTAAAGGCTTTACAAAACATTACAAATAAACCTTTAAATTTTTTAGAAGAACCAAATAATATTTTAGCTATTGAATATTTAAAAGCTATAAATAAGCTAAATAGCAAAATAATTCCAAAAACTATAAAAAGAGAAAATTCAAATTTTCATTCTAATAATATAAATGGAAACATTGCCTCTGCAACTGCTATAAGATATGCCATATTTAATAATGATTATGATAATATAAAAAATGTTATGCCTAAAAATTGTTTTGATATAATACAAAATATTTTACCTCATAATATTCCGACATTAGATAAATATACAAATATATTAAAATATATTTTAAAAACAACTAACATAGAAAATATCAAACAAATAGCCGACATAACTGAAGGTATAGAAAATAAAATAATAGAAAATATTGATAGCCCATCAATAACAAGTTTAATATCTAATATAAAATCTAAAAGATATACCTACACAAAATTACAAAGAGCTATTTTACATATTATTTTAAACATAACAAAAGAAGACCAAATATATTTAAAGCAAAATTTAAATTCTTATATAAGAGTTTTAGGCTTTAAAAAATCTTCTTCTCATTTATTAAAAGATTTAACAACTAATGCTAAAGTACCTATTATAACAAATTTAAAAAATGCCAAAAATTTATTAGATAATAAGTCTATGTACTATTTAAACAAAGAAATTATATCTACAGATATATATTATTTATCACAAAATATAAAAAATAAACAAGAGTATAGGCAACCACTTGTTATAATTTAA